The following are from one region of the Salvelinus fontinalis isolate EN_2023a chromosome 5, ASM2944872v1, whole genome shotgun sequence genome:
- the LOC129854961 gene encoding tripartite motif-containing protein 16-like isoform X1 encodes MAQQAVLLDQDQFCCSVCLDLLKEPVAIPCGHSYCRICIEDCWDQDVLNGVYSCPLCRETFTPRPNLRKNNMLAELVEKLKTGLQAAPPPALCYAGPGDVACDFCAGTRKPKALMSCLACLASDCETHLQPHYEFLAYKKHKLVKATTQLQEKICSHHDKLLEVFCRTDQQCICYLCTMDEHKGHDTVSAAAERTEKQRQLGRSQQKVQQRFQEREKELKELQQAVESFKRSAQSAVEDSDQIFTELIRTIERRSSEVKELIRAQEKAQVSQAEGLLEQLEKEIAELRKRSTELEQLSHTEDHIHFLQSYQSLSSISVSSDLPSIVVHPLQYFGDVSKTVSELREKLEDFLKGEWTKISTTVNIVDVVLPPEPKTREQLLQYSCQLTLDSNTVNTLLSLSEGNRKVTYTSQDQTYPDHQDRFTNHCQVLCREGLSGRCYWEVEWSGEYVFTAVSYKDISRTGTCNRFGHNDKSWSLQCYSGGYCVRHNNVVTKVSGPQSSRVGVYLDHKAGTLSFYSVSETMTLLHRVQTTFTQPLYPGFCFSGTAELVKL; translated from the exons ATGGCTCAGCAGGCAGTTCTGCTGGACCAGGACCAGTTctgttgttctgtctgtctggatctaCTGAAGGAGCCGGTGGCTATTCCCTGTGGACACAGTTACTGTAGAATCTGTATTGAGGACTGCTGGGATCAGGATGTTCTGAACGGGGTCTATAGCTGTCCTCTGTGCAGAGAGACCTTCACTCCAAGGCCTAATTTGAGGAAAAATAACATGTTGGCTGAGCTGGTGGAGAAACTGAAGACAGGACTCCAGGCTGCTCCCCCTCCTGCTCTGTGCTATGCTGGACCTGGAGATGTGGCGTGTGATTTCTGCGCTGGGACCAGAAAGCCGAAAGCCCTCATGTCCTGTCTGGCGTGTCTGGCCTCTGACTGTGAGACTCACCTCCAACCTCACTATGAATTTCTTGCTTACAAGAAGCACAAGCTGGTCAAAGCCACCACACAACTACAGGAGAAGATCTGCTCTCATCATGACAAACTGCTGGAGGTTTTCTGTCGTACCGATCAGCAATGTATCTGTTATCTGTGTACAATGGATGAACATAAAGGCCATGATACAGTGTCAGCTGCAGCAGAGAGGACTGAGAAACAG AGGCAGCTGGGGAGGAGTCAGCAGAAGGTCCAGCAGAGattccaggagagagagaaggagctgaAGGAGCTCCAACAGGCTGTGGAGTCTTTCAAG CGCTCTGCACAGTCAGCAGTGGAGGATAGTGATCAGATCTTTACTGAGCTGATCCGCACCATTGAGAGAAGGAGCTCTGAGGTGAAGGAGCTGATCAGAGCCCAAGAGAAGGCTCAAGTGAGTCAAGCTGAAGGACTCCTGGAGCAACTGGAGAAGGAGATAGCTGAGCTGAGGAAGAGAAGCACTGAGCTggagcagctctcacacacagaggATCACATCCATTTCCTCCAG agttatcagtctctctccagtaTCAGTGTATCTTCAGACTTACCCAGCATCGTTGTCCATCCTCTTCAGTACTTTGGAGATGTGAGTAAGACTGTgtctgaactgagagagaaactaGAAGACTTCCTTAAAGGAGAATGGACCAAGATCTCCACTACAG tgaATATAGTGGATGTTGTACTGCCTCCAGAGCCCAAGACCAGAGAACAGTTGTTACAAT ATTCCTGTCAGCTCACACTGGACTCAAACACAGtgaacacactcctctctctgtctgaagggAACAGAAAGGTGACCTATACAAGCCAAGACCAAACATATCCTGACCATCAAGACAGATTCACAAACCACTGTCAGGTTCTATGTAGAGAGGGTCTGTCTGgacgctgttactgggaggtggaGTGGAGTGGGGAGTATGTTTTTACAGCAGTTTCATATAAAGACATCAGCAGAACAGGGACATGTAATAGATTTGGACacaatgacaagtcctggagtTTACAGTGCTATAGTGGTGGTTATTGTGTCAGACACAATAATGTTGTGACTAAAGTATCAGGCCCTCAGTCCTCCAGAGTAGGAGTGTACCTGGATCACAAGGCAGGTACTCTGTCCTTCTACAGTGTCTCTGAGACAATGACCCTCCTCCACAGAGTCCAGACCACATTCACTCAACCCCTCTATCCTGGGTTTTGTTTCTCTGGTactgctgagctggttaaactgtag
- the LOC129854961 gene encoding E3 ubiquitin/ISG15 ligase TRIM25-like isoform X3 produces the protein MAQQAVLLDQDQFCCSVCLDLLKEPVAIPCGHSYCRICIEDCWDQDVLNGVYSCPLCRETFTPRPNLRKNNMLAELVEKLKTGLQAAPPPALCYAGPGDVACDFCAGTRKPKALMSCLACLASDCETHLQPHYEFLAYKKHKLVKATTQLQEKICSHHDKLLEVFCRTDQQCICYLCTMDEHKGHDTVSAAAERTEKQRQLGRSQQKVQQRFQEREKELKELQQAVESFKRSAQSAVEDSDQIFTELIRTIERRSSEVKELIRAQEKAQVSQAEGLLEQLEKEIAELRKRSTELEQLSHTEDHIHFLQSYQSLSSISVSSDLPSIVVHPLQYFGDVSKTVSELREKLEDFLKGEWTKISTTVNIVDVVLPPEPKTREQLLQYSCQLTLDSNTVNTLLSLSEGNRKRIWQYVQSASHPQTHVTTQPRTSTSGFFTCRII, from the exons ATGGCTCAGCAGGCAGTTCTGCTGGACCAGGACCAGTTctgttgttctgtctgtctggatctaCTGAAGGAGCCGGTGGCTATTCCCTGTGGACACAGTTACTGTAGAATCTGTATTGAGGACTGCTGGGATCAGGATGTTCTGAACGGGGTCTATAGCTGTCCTCTGTGCAGAGAGACCTTCACTCCAAGGCCTAATTTGAGGAAAAATAACATGTTGGCTGAGCTGGTGGAGAAACTGAAGACAGGACTCCAGGCTGCTCCCCCTCCTGCTCTGTGCTATGCTGGACCTGGAGATGTGGCGTGTGATTTCTGCGCTGGGACCAGAAAGCCGAAAGCCCTCATGTCCTGTCTGGCGTGTCTGGCCTCTGACTGTGAGACTCACCTCCAACCTCACTATGAATTTCTTGCTTACAAGAAGCACAAGCTGGTCAAAGCCACCACACAACTACAGGAGAAGATCTGCTCTCATCATGACAAACTGCTGGAGGTTTTCTGTCGTACCGATCAGCAATGTATCTGTTATCTGTGTACAATGGATGAACATAAAGGCCATGATACAGTGTCAGCTGCAGCAGAGAGGACTGAGAAACAG AGGCAGCTGGGGAGGAGTCAGCAGAAGGTCCAGCAGAGattccaggagagagagaaggagctgaAGGAGCTCCAACAGGCTGTGGAGTCTTTCAAG CGCTCTGCACAGTCAGCAGTGGAGGATAGTGATCAGATCTTTACTGAGCTGATCCGCACCATTGAGAGAAGGAGCTCTGAGGTGAAGGAGCTGATCAGAGCCCAAGAGAAGGCTCAAGTGAGTCAAGCTGAAGGACTCCTGGAGCAACTGGAGAAGGAGATAGCTGAGCTGAGGAAGAGAAGCACTGAGCTggagcagctctcacacacagaggATCACATCCATTTCCTCCAG agttatcagtctctctccagtaTCAGTGTATCTTCAGACTTACCCAGCATCGTTGTCCATCCTCTTCAGTACTTTGGAGATGTGAGTAAGACTGTgtctgaactgagagagaaactaGAAGACTTCCTTAAAGGAGAATGGACCAAGATCTCCACTACAG tgaATATAGTGGATGTTGTACTGCCTCCAGAGCCCAAGACCAGAGAACAGTTGTTACAAT ATTCCTGTCAGCTCACACTGGACTCAAACACAGtgaacacactcctctctctgtctgaagggAACAGAAAG agaatttggcagtacgtccaatcggcctcacaTCCGCAGACACATGTAACcacccagcccaggacctccacatccggcttcttcacctgcaggatcatctga
- the LOC129854961 gene encoding tripartite motif-containing protein 16-like isoform X2, which translates to MAQQAVLLDQDQFCCSVCLDLLKEPVAIPCGHSYCRICIEDCWDQDVLNGVYSCPLCRETFTPRPNLRKNNMLAELVEKLKTGLQAAPPPALCYAGPGDVACDFCAGTRKPKALMSCLACLASDCETHLQPHYEFLAYKKHKLVKATTQLQEKICSHHDKLLEVFCRTDQQCICYLCTMDEHKGHDTVSAAAERTEKQRQLGRSQQKVQQRFQEREKELKELQQAVESFKRSAQSAVEDSDQIFTELIRTIERRSSEVKELIRAQEKAQVSQAEGLLEQLEKEIAELRKRSTELEQLSHTEDHIHFLQYFGDVSKTVSELREKLEDFLKGEWTKISTTVNIVDVVLPPEPKTREQLLQYSCQLTLDSNTVNTLLSLSEGNRKVTYTSQDQTYPDHQDRFTNHCQVLCREGLSGRCYWEVEWSGEYVFTAVSYKDISRTGTCNRFGHNDKSWSLQCYSGGYCVRHNNVVTKVSGPQSSRVGVYLDHKAGTLSFYSVSETMTLLHRVQTTFTQPLYPGFCFSGTAELVKL; encoded by the exons ATGGCTCAGCAGGCAGTTCTGCTGGACCAGGACCAGTTctgttgttctgtctgtctggatctaCTGAAGGAGCCGGTGGCTATTCCCTGTGGACACAGTTACTGTAGAATCTGTATTGAGGACTGCTGGGATCAGGATGTTCTGAACGGGGTCTATAGCTGTCCTCTGTGCAGAGAGACCTTCACTCCAAGGCCTAATTTGAGGAAAAATAACATGTTGGCTGAGCTGGTGGAGAAACTGAAGACAGGACTCCAGGCTGCTCCCCCTCCTGCTCTGTGCTATGCTGGACCTGGAGATGTGGCGTGTGATTTCTGCGCTGGGACCAGAAAGCCGAAAGCCCTCATGTCCTGTCTGGCGTGTCTGGCCTCTGACTGTGAGACTCACCTCCAACCTCACTATGAATTTCTTGCTTACAAGAAGCACAAGCTGGTCAAAGCCACCACACAACTACAGGAGAAGATCTGCTCTCATCATGACAAACTGCTGGAGGTTTTCTGTCGTACCGATCAGCAATGTATCTGTTATCTGTGTACAATGGATGAACATAAAGGCCATGATACAGTGTCAGCTGCAGCAGAGAGGACTGAGAAACAG AGGCAGCTGGGGAGGAGTCAGCAGAAGGTCCAGCAGAGattccaggagagagagaaggagctgaAGGAGCTCCAACAGGCTGTGGAGTCTTTCAAG CGCTCTGCACAGTCAGCAGTGGAGGATAGTGATCAGATCTTTACTGAGCTGATCCGCACCATTGAGAGAAGGAGCTCTGAGGTGAAGGAGCTGATCAGAGCCCAAGAGAAGGCTCAAGTGAGTCAAGCTGAAGGACTCCTGGAGCAACTGGAGAAGGAGATAGCTGAGCTGAGGAAGAGAAGCACTGAGCTggagcagctctcacacacagaggATCACATCCATTTCCTCCAG TACTTTGGAGATGTGAGTAAGACTGTgtctgaactgagagagaaactaGAAGACTTCCTTAAAGGAGAATGGACCAAGATCTCCACTACAG tgaATATAGTGGATGTTGTACTGCCTCCAGAGCCCAAGACCAGAGAACAGTTGTTACAAT ATTCCTGTCAGCTCACACTGGACTCAAACACAGtgaacacactcctctctctgtctgaagggAACAGAAAGGTGACCTATACAAGCCAAGACCAAACATATCCTGACCATCAAGACAGATTCACAAACCACTGTCAGGTTCTATGTAGAGAGGGTCTGTCTGgacgctgttactgggaggtggaGTGGAGTGGGGAGTATGTTTTTACAGCAGTTTCATATAAAGACATCAGCAGAACAGGGACATGTAATAGATTTGGACacaatgacaagtcctggagtTTACAGTGCTATAGTGGTGGTTATTGTGTCAGACACAATAATGTTGTGACTAAAGTATCAGGCCCTCAGTCCTCCAGAGTAGGAGTGTACCTGGATCACAAGGCAGGTACTCTGTCCTTCTACAGTGTCTCTGAGACAATGACCCTCCTCCACAGAGTCCAGACCACATTCACTCAACCCCTCTATCCTGGGTTTTGTTTCTCTGGTactgctgagctggttaaactgtag